The DNA window GCTGTATATCTTCTGTCTGGTGAATCATCACTCAGTAGGAACCTGACCTTAAAAAATACACAGCAGAAAAATCTGTACTTCATGGAATAAAGATCTGCATATGTGCATTGTTTCACTCTTTGTCTAACAAAGTGGGTGACTTGTAGTTCTCTCTCGGTCAATATTTCCAACATTATTTATTTGGAACACTGTTAAATGCAGAGATGTCGGCAGACTGGATGCGTATGGCTACCTGGAAATCGGAGGCAGGTTGAAAGACATGATCATCAGAGGAGGATTGAACATTTACCCCAGTGACATTGAACAGTTCTTGAATGGACACCCCAAAGTCCAGGACGTACACGTGAGCTTCAAAGGACAATCTCTTGAAACCGAGTTATGTTTTTCTGCAGGAAAAATATAGCAGACAAGCATTATGATTCAAGGATAGCTGTAGTGCTTGGAAgggatatttttatttccatgtgtttTTATCTTTCCCCTTCTCGACAGCTGCAGTGCATTCCTTTTTACTTCTATCTATCAGGTTGTTGGAGTGGAGGATCAACGTATGGGTGAGGAGCTCTGTGCTTGCATTAAACTGGTAGATGGACAGGACTGCACCGAAGAGGAAATCAAAGCTCACTGCAAGGGAAAGGTGATACACAGTTCTCTTCTAATGTTTAATAGTCACCTGGAATGTTTGTAACTTCTTGTCCAACTCTTCTCAATTTCTCCTTCATTAACTGCTCCTTTCAGATACCTCCCTTCCAGATTCCTCGCTATGTACTGTTTGTCACCAGTTACCCGTTCACTGCTTCAGGGAAGGTAATTCCCcaaataaacagtttttttaaCTGAACTCCTGTGAGTTCGTATGAATGTCTAAATTACAAGCAAGGTTTATGTAAGTGTTTCTCAAGTTCATCTAGAcagaaaaaacttttaaaaatggtCTAAAATTACTGCCTGTGGTAAACCTGTGATAAATTAGTCTCTCCTCCAGTGTGGGGGATTATCCTGGTGAACCGTGTTCACTGTTCCAGGATGTGCTGGATACAAAATATCAACAAAGTGGCTACAAATAAAAACCTTCAGTTTATCGCCATTAGTCTGAAAACAGCATTTTTCCAGTTGATGCGAACCGAACCCTGAAAAACATTTGAGCAGACTTCTTTTAATTCTGGAGTTAAAATATGATGCATGTATGATTATTAAAAATGGATGGGCcaacattttcagaaatgtacattttgttgATTGTGTTAAATTGAATAACCCAATAcaacaataaaaccaaaaaaataatggtTGGCCATCATTTCAGAGTTTTTAACATGACACTGCTCATCTCAACAGGATTgattagattatttttgttgatttgtCATAAAAATTATTGAATCACAACacgattttttccccctcatctcAGGTCACAAAGTTTGAACTAAGGAAGGAAGCTGAGAAGATGCTGCGCCTGAAGGGAAAAAATTGAATGAAGAATGTAGGTCTGTGTCCTTCTGAAGACTGCGATTAAAGGGATGAAAGCCATTTTATAGAATCACGATAAAGCTGAGACCGCACACACCATCTTTGTCCTGAATTTAGTGAACAGATTTGTAAATAATCATCCACATCTTTATTATTAACTAAACATTGTTGCTACAATCCAGTCAAACAGATTAGATTTCGTTGTATTCATTTTCCGTCTCTTTCAAGTATTTGCTTCCCTAAACTTTGACACTTAATTCTCCATAGTTCTGCCCAACAAGTTATATTTTCACGTCAAATTGAAGTAAACTTGGCTGCACTTTATTAAAACCAGACATGggtgtttctcttttttgtgaAGAAGGAAGGTATTTTTATTGACCTTAGTGGCAGGTCCACAAATTTTAAGCCTTTGGAATGTCATCTAGTAATAAATACACTCttaaacacagacagagaaggTGAAAATGGAAACTGTGTGGTCTTTAAAATGAGTGAATATTaaagacacacactcaaaatCTGTAAAGAATTTCCTCTCAAGTCTGACCAGGCTACATCTGCAGTCCAACTGAAGCAGTTCTACTGGATCAGATGTCATCTTCTGTCTAGACCTGAAGGACTCACCCAGAAATAGCTCTTGAATGGccgcaagaaaacaaacagggcTCCAGACTCTTAAGGTGGAACCTCAAGGTTTATTTTGCAATTTTTATTAGACATATTTTGGGTTTAGTTTTAAAATTTCTTGACAGGACATTTTCATGGGGAGTGCCAATCTGGCTTTAACATGCTCTAACACTGAAGGTGAGTCTTAAGAAATCAATCTTAAAACCAAAGGAATGTAAAAATTTGGGGGGGAAATTGGTGATGATATTGATATCACCTGGTGAGCCTGTTCTTATAAGTTAAAGAATTTTTAAGGAGTCAATTTAGAGGCCAATAATTCAAATTGCTCACATGCTGCTCTTGTGCCATTtataataaacagtaaaactTCAACCGTATTGACTTGTATCTgtacatatgtacagtatatatacaattCTATTATTTTAGCTCTAATCTCATTGctctttttaattctaatttatcCACTCTTGTCTCACTTTTTACTTACAGTATGTTCTACTGTGGAGTGACTGTAACAAAAAGGAATTTCCCCCTCGGGGATTATAAAAGGATTCTGATTCAGAATTCGGATTCTAATAGTTCAGGTATAGCACATCAAAATCAGTCTCCCTCTTGTGGTACGAAGGAAAACTACACCTATTTTACTATTTAAACACATCCCACCAAGGTATTTAATGGTAAACACAGAATAGCAGCTGTTTCTACAGTTTAAACTCATATTCAAAGGCTGCACATTCACAATGAGCTCTACTCTAGCGTCAATGGCAGGGTCTGACCAGATTCGTGATATTAGTCAACCCCTTTACTTTCAAATGTGATGGATCTTAAGGGTCTTTTCtgcgtttttgtgtgtgtgtgtgtgtgtgtgtgtgtgtgtgtgtgtgtgtgtgtgtgtgtgtgtgtgtgtgtgtgtgtgtgtgtgtgtgtgtgtgtggacgatTAAAGGAAATCTGAATGCTACCAAAAATGGATcactttcagtttttttctttccacttttAACATGGCAGAATCCTGCACATcctgtttttctgcatttaaCATGAAAGAATTTAACCGATGCTCTAATGTCTGACTCGGAGCAAATTCCTACAGACAAAATTCAACCTGTGGTGAAAACTCTGAAACTAGAAGAGTGGAATCTTATGAATGGTTATGAAATCTAAATGAGACATTCAACGATTACATATGGGTGTAATATTTGCCCATGGATGTTTGACCATATCATGTAAAATATGTCTCCTACTCTGACAAACCAATCGAATTCAAGACAAAATTCCCCATATAAGTAAGTCAGCAGTTCCTCAGTCTTTTGGCAGAGGTATACCCATAGCTGTCTGCTGTCCCTGCATTTGCTGCTCAGCTTGGGCCACCTGCTCCTTAGTGCAGCAGTCCTGCAAGTACACAGTGGCCAAGTTGCGCAGACGAGGACTCTCTGCAAGGGAAAAACGCAGCATGCACTGCAGGACTGCAGTATCGGTGATCTCAGAGTGTGGCGAGAAGATTGTGAGGTTCATGAGTGTCGTGATGGCAGACAGGACAGTTTCTTCCCTGCGGCTCGACAAACAGTTTGTGACCAAGCTCATCCCATTGCTCTGAAGGATAATGTCTTTGCATTGAGGGTCCATACTCAGGTTACACAGGCCTCCTGATATCAACACAACAGAAGacaagaaaaatcacattttagaGAAGGAGACAGTagtttcacaaataaataatatataagcAATTTCAGATAAGTTATAACTTATTGTGTTTTTGATAGTATGATACTTACCCATCCCAAACTCTACAAAATTCTCATTCTCCTCAGTAAGCATGTCCAAGAAGAGGTCGGTCACTTGCAGCTCTCTCAGATAGTCCAAGTTCTTTGGGTCATATGCAAAGTTTGCCAGGTTAGCCAACACTTGCTCCTTTGCCTCTgattaaagaaagaaagcatgTCCTTATATAGTTGTACAAACACTGAACTCCAGGAAAATGGTAGTTATACGTAAGACAAACATAATATACTGTTATGGGAT is part of the Antennarius striatus isolate MH-2024 chromosome 21, ASM4005453v1, whole genome shotgun sequence genome and encodes:
- the armc7 gene encoding armadillo repeat-containing protein 7, whose translation is MWMKDSSDRFEYLQTLVTEFQDTDSDEAKEQVLANLANFAYDPKNLDYLRELQVTDLFLDMLTEENENFVEFGMGGLCNLSMDPQCKDIILQSNGMSLVTNCLSSRREETVLSAITTLMNLTIFSPHSEITDTAVLQCMLRFSLAESPRLRNLATVYLQDCCTKEQVAQAEQQMQGQQTAMGIPLPKD